Genomic segment of Syngnathus acus chromosome 10, fSynAcu1.2, whole genome shotgun sequence:
actataaaaatgggacccattgcctccctgcttggcactcagcattaagggttggaattgggggggttagatcaccaaatgattcccgggcgcggcaccgctgctgctcactgctcccttcggggatgggttaaatgcagagacaaatttcGCCACActcagatgtgtgtgtgacaatcattgggtctttacctTTACCTTTTACCTGCAGGCCGAGTGAGAGAGGCAATGTCAGGCAGGCAAAGGTGGTAGGCCAAGCAAGGAAAGGGGGGAGAGggaatggcaggcaggcaaacagGTGGCACACAGgtacaaatccaaattgtttgtaatTCAACTAAGGTTTCAACATACAGGGTTCAAAGAAATAAACTaaagtttgttttctaaattCCAAGTTTCAAGTTCCAAAAATGACAAGCTTGGAGCAGACTTGAAGTAGCTTGAAGCGGCCTTTTTAGCGGTAAAAGACTGTGTCACTACTATCTTCCTTCTCTGTCTGAGACTGACTACCAAGTGGGAGCAGCCTATTTATTTCCCTGATCAGGTGACTGATCAGGTGACCAAAGGCTTTGTCAAATAAGAGTCCATGGCCCAAGGCCAGCGAatcttaaacaaaaataagaatttaagCTAAGGAAACTAGATTGGCTCCAACAGTACGAGCTGCCTGAACTCTCAATAGGGTTGAGGTCAGGGATGATGGTGGCCACACTGAGGTTTTCCATTTCTATTTAAAGAATCAATGTCAGGATTTTGCCAGACAGAAACTCGAATTAACAAGTATTTATAAGGACGGGCATGTTTTGAATCATGCAAATGATTTAAACATTTCCTTTATCTTTTTCACTTGTGCCACATGCAGGCTCAGGCTATCATGAATTTCGTGGTGCGCTACCGTCCCGACGAGCAGCCATCTTTGCGGCCGCATCACGACTCGTCCACGTTCACCGTCAACATCGCCCTCAACAGCAAGAACGTCGACTACCAGGTACTTGCCCTGACCTTATTAGCATTAGTTTAGCTTCCGTCTTACTCAAGGTTTGACTGACATGTTTTCTCATGTCAGGGCGGAGGTTGCCGGTTCCTGCGTTACGACTGCAAGGTGGAGTCGCCCAGGAAGGGCTGGTCCTTCATGCACCCTGGCCGCCTGACTCATTACCACGAAGGTCTGCCCACTACCAGCGGAACCAGGTACATCATGGTGTCCTTTGTGGACCCCTAAGTCCCGTGAAAGGAGAAACTTGCTTAAGGAGCTCCAGGATTTCACTTCTCTAGCATTTTGGAGGGatttctctatttttttaatgggatCATTTTGTCACAGTGGTGCCTTTTTCTAGAAACTCCaacacactgtgtgtgtgcatgtgactTCTACGACAGgtttgaaaaagtaaaaaagaaaaaaagattttagtGTTGAATTAACTTTTTTACCTTGGTCATGTAAGTGGGGCTTTTACGAGGACTATTTATATTTGAACATAAAGATCCACCTTCATGCTTGGCTTTGTATAAAATgctttaaattatttaaaagcGAATGAATACACTTTTAAGAATTTtaagacaaaagacaaaactcCAAGCTCGTGATTTTATACCAATTATGTTGGATCAAGAGCAAGCACCACTGACAAGTGAGAATGTGAGCTGTGTTGTTTTAACAGTGTGAACATaagtgctatacaaataaagtatAGACTTAAAATGACAATGATTGGATTGGCTGTTTCTTTTATGAAGAACACAAAGACCATACCAAAAGCTATACAGGCccatttttacattgtttgtGCTCGTATTATGAACTTTAACTCTCATCCTCAGGCCCTCTGATATTATTGTCCTGTTTTTGTCTGCAAAATCACAAGAAAAGCTTTTCTGGTCATAGTTTTTAAAACCAATGCCTTGAAATCTGTTCTGACTTGTGAAATGTGAATTATGTAGAAGTACAGATAACTTGTGTAAACTTGCAAAACGTCTTCGTCTTTCTATATGACTGTATTGTACTGCCGCTTAGTGGCCAAGTCGTGCACAGCAGTTTGAATGCACAACCTGTTTAATTCTTTACATTGGGTCAAAGGTGGTAAATCTAAGGCcagaaagaaatacaaaaccGTCACGGTTTGGCTTTATCCGCAGATGTTTCCTTTAAAGGAGATCGTTTACCTGCTGGTTCAGTAGAAGCATCTGTGGCTAAAGCCAAACTGGCCGttttggtgttgtttttttctcgacCTGGATTTGCTACCTCCGCAATCTATATATATTCGCGTTATGGTTGCTTTAGCAAATTGCAATACTTTAAAGTGTGGGTTTTCTtatcaaatcaaatgcaaTCCTTGGCCAGTTCCAGTACGTTTACGCCTATTCTGGCGGCATTACGGTAAAATCACTCTACTAGGCATTACGGTCTCGGCGTAAAGACGTCAGAGGAAAGGAAGATGGCTGCCGGGCAGAAGGCGGAAGGTAAAGTAGATTGTGGAGGTGTTTGTGTCGAACTGCAATTGTTGCGACGCGTCCCCAGCTTTAGCGTCAGCCAGCGCAGCCACACTCGGAGGTAAAGTCCCGCTGAGCTTTTTCCGCCGGCGTCAAATCGGTTCTTTTAGCATGGCTAGCACAGCTGGGCTATCCGAACAGCGAAAGGTAAATATTCCCACTTGACCACTTTGTCAGGGATCAAAACCTGTTGTTTTAATTAAGCGTGTTATGTAAGCGGCATCACTTATTTAAATAGTTTTAACAAGCAAAGCAAAAGTTAGCCTCCGGGAGTGGCACAGCTTGTAGCCGGCAGAGATAACACCAGAAGTGGAGCAAGCAGCTCGGCGAGTGCCCGGTCTGATTCGGGCCTCCACAAGGAAGTGCTCCTTTTTACGGTGGTTGCTAAGCAACAAGGAACTGTGTTTTCCTATAGTTGGCCGCTGTGAGTTCAGCCTgcgtgtttgtatgtgtgtagtGGGTCAGTGTAGGTGGCTGTGCGTCGTGTGAGAGCAACCCTGCATGGGCTCGTCGCCATGAGCAACAAGGAGATGGTTTCCACGGGTCACTCTGGTCGGTGTCAGCTCTGTTGCTATGGTAACCCTGCACATGGGGAAGATCAAGCTCTGatggattttgtgtgtgtgtgtcagagagTAAAGCACAGAGGAACAAGCTGCTGGAATGCCTCCCTCGCTCCTCCTGTCTGCCCAACGAGCGTCTGAGATGGAACACTAATGAGGTCAGTGCGTGCCAGATTCAAATTAACAAGCACAAACGAATGTTTGACTTGTGAGATGGACTGCTGTGTTAGTCGGATGTGGGATGGCTGTTTGCGCCCCTTCAGTGGAGACTTGACTTAATCAGCTTTAATCATTATTTAAAACATAGTATACAAATGTAATAGTAGGACGGTGCAATTAATCAAAATTCAATTACAATTGCGATTCTTACACTCCTTGATTACAAATTAGCATAATTTATAcaactttatattttttatactgttattattttttatactgtTATTTTAGGATTATTTATACTGTTTATACAAGGAaaccatattttttaaatgtctacAATTTcaccctttttattttaaaataactgaTTTTATAAATTGAGTTTGGTCCGAAGGGATTTAGTGTTTCCAAGGAATTagtctttttttgtacatgtttaacactctttgttttgttttgtaccaaataaataaatgactgttTGAATAGTTGTAATTGAATTATTatcaaaataattgtgattaaGTCAAGTTCCGGAATGCAGTATATGTAGTTTTTATGCCAAAGCCTTTGCGTATGTGTGCAGGAGATCGCGTCTTATCTGGTAAGCTTCGATAAGCATGACGAGTGGCTCTCCTGCACCCTAAAAACCAGGTatacacacacgaacacacacaaagatggTGGCCTCTGCTCACTATGCACTTTTTCAGGCCAAAGAATGGCAGCATCATCCTCTACAACCGGAAGAAGGTCAAGTACAGGAAGGATGGCTACTGTTGGAAGAAACGCAAGGATGGGAAGGACACCAGAGAGGACCACATGAAGCTGAAAGTGCAGGGCATGGAGGTGAGCAGGCCCTCCCACAAAACTCACTCACTATTATCGCTGTCTCACTGGAGCATGTCGCTTGCAGTGTCTCTACGGTAACTACGTCCATTCCGCCATTGTGCCAACATTCCACCGGCGTTGCTACTGGCTGCTGCAGGTAAATCCAAAGACAGACGCCCACATTAGCGCAATCGTTCCCTCCCTTTATTGTGACCTTTATATTTGAAAAGAATCCAGACATTGTGCTGGTCCATTACCTGAATGTGCCCTCCTTGGAGGATTCCGGCAAATGCAGTCCGCTGCTGTGCGCTGTGACCAGTCGCCACGACAGCGTGAAATGGAGCCGTGACGACTTGCTTGGTCAGCTCAAGCCCATGTGTAAGACGCGTGTACACATACGCACCCACGCCAATGCAGTGTGTGAGTGCGCAAGTGTCTTTTAGTTCACAGCATCAAGTGCTCCAGCGGGAGCGGTGATTTCAGCATCGAGGATCTGGTGCAGCTCATCTTGGAGCGCCAGAGAACCAAACCGCAGCcgcgcacacacgcgtgcCTCTGCAACGGCAGCCAGGGTAACGCGCCCCGCCCCCCGCCAAGACATTTATGTCATCCATCGAGTCCTGTTATAGTTGTTTATTAATATAAAAATTGTGAATTagaatgtatttattcattaatcgcatcaataaaacaaaggtTTGCAGACACCTGTTTAGACAAATCATTCCTCGGTTTAGAGTTGGCAAATTGTTGTTCACACATTTACTTGAATgtcctgcgtgtgtgtgtgtgtcaggagGAAACATTCCCCACAGCTGCAACAGCACCAAGCACCGGATCATCTCTCCCAAATTGCCCCCATCGTCATCCTCGCCGCTCTCCTCAGAGACTGGGGAGCTCGGGGGCGGCGGGGGTGACGCCAAACTGCCCCAGCTCCAGGCTCAGGGAAGCCCCGCCTCCTCTCCCGGCCCCACTTCCACGTAAGTGAgcctaaaatgaaatgttgccGTATGAGTTGAATTCATTGCACGCCCTTAAATTAGCTAACAGAATTAATGTTGTGCATGCTTGTTCTAATGTGGTTTCTACTGGTAATTGGTAAACCATTTTGATGCAAATTGAACAGAATTCGAAAATGAAACactcaaattcaaatgaatgctGAATCCCAAACGATATTAAACACTCAAATcctaattaaaatgaatgctgAATCCCAAATTGTTCTTTTACTGTGTTTTTACAGCTCGGTCACATCCCCCCCACTGACCACCGTGGCGCTGCCGCACAACGCCGTCATCGTCATGGCGACCACTGCCGCCATCACCCGGGGCAGTGGGGAGGATGCCCCCAAGGAGAGCCTGGCGCTCACCCGCTCCAGCCAGTTACTTCTctcgccccccctccctccccatgCCAAGCCTCCCTCGCCCTGCCCGCCCTCCCCCACACCCCCTTCCCTACCCGCTCCTGTGCACCACACCCTCTCCCTCACCCTCCTTCCCTCTCCCGTCATAGGAGGCCTGCTCCTCACTCCTTCCTCTTCCGCCTCCCCTCCCTTATCCTTCTCCTCACCCTCTCTCCCCCCGCCGTTCCTCCCGCCCGCTTTTGACCCCGACTCCTTTCTGAATTCCCCCAAGCAAGGCCAGACGTACGGCGGGCCCCTTCCTCCCATCATCTGCTCCTCCTCATCGCCACTCTCCCCTTCCTCTCTGGCGCTCTCCCCCACGTCCACCCCGCCCTCGTCAATCTCCCCACCGTCGTCGCTCTCGTCGTCCTCCTGCGAGACGGACAGGAAGGACGCCTCCTCTCTCCCGCCCTCCTTCCTCTTGTCGCCCACCTCCTCGGTGGCGCCGCCCCTCCTACCGCTCTGTCTGGAGTTGGGAGCTGTGGGGGTACCGCCGGAGACGGTGGGAGGCACCCACGAGGAGAAGGAGCAGGGACGTGGCGCTCCCATCTTAGCGCATCCGTCAAACCTGCTGCAGGTGAGGACCAATTTGGACTTTTCAGTCATTTGgctcaaacaaaacagaaagcaaaacatgtcactgtcagaggcaaaacaaaaaacctttTGTGTggggtaaacaaaaaaagattttatttcacCTCCCCTGAGTACAAATTTGAGTCCATTTTGCATAATCATCATGACAACGTGTCTGTGTGGCGCAGCCCAGACAATCATCAATGCCAGGAAGTGGCGTCGCATCACAGGAGCAGCCTTACGGTCACCTGCCCGCGCCCCCCACCACCCAAAACGTCACCATGGAAACATCCATCCCGGCGTCTCACGCGAAGCAGGTAGACAGCCCACCCTCCGATGCCGACCCCCCTCCCATGGACACGCAGCAGGAAGCGGAGGAGCTCGAAATCTCCTTCGACAGCCAGTTTCCGGACCTCATCTCTGACCTCATCACGGTGGAGACCAATCCCGAGTCGGCGCCGCCTCCCCCCGTCGAGGCGGCCCCCGGGCCGGCCGTCTTCTCTGCCGGGATTCGCTACATGGTGCCCCCTCAGCCTTCCCCCTCCACCTCCTTCCTGCCCTTTCCTCAGCCGCTGCCGTCTACCTCGCCGCTCGCTTCCATCACAGACTTCTCACCGGAGTGGTCGTATCCCGAGGTAACCCGCAGTCACCACCTGCTGTTGTACACCTCCAGATGTACTCACACTTTCTTTAAATAGAAgcacagaggaaaaaaatggtaaaagtAGAAGTTCTCATTTAATTCCTGCGCAGGTTTTGCttaagtaaaagaaaaaaaaactggtctAAGCACAtatattgttttccaaaatcgGCAAATGTTTGCAAAGCAACATTAATATCACTGTGTGTGCATTGTGTAGGGTGGGGTGAAAGTATTGATCACAGGACCGTGGAGCGAGCAGACGGGTCGATACTCGTGCGTGTTTGATCAGAGCGCAGTCCCGGCTTCACTAATCCAGCCTGGCGTGCTGCGCTGCTACTGCCCtggtacacgcacacacacacgcgcgcgcccACACACTCGCatgcctgcacacacacacaaacacaccaagtCTAACTGGATCACTTGGTTTCCTCGCCGCAGCCCACGAGGCCGGTCTGGTGTGTCTTCAGGTCGTCGAGTCCGGGGGCTCCGTGTCGTCCTCGGTTCTGTTTGAATACCGCGCTAGGAATGCCAGCTCGCTGCCCAGCTCACAGCTCGACTGGCTCTCATTGGATGGTGTGTTATCCATTATTGATATAGAGCCTCCACATTTTACAAATAAtctataataataacaaagtTAATAAATGACTCACGTTCGACAATTAGCAAGCCCCAACGTTTACATATGTTCGTATCCAAGTGGAGTTTCCTAAGCCATAAAGGGTGTCCATATGTTTTCAAAATCCAGCAGTCTTTGTTCATTATATCTTCTGGAATATTTTAATGGAGTCTTTCTGTTAGTTTCAGAAgtggttttcatttttaacacagATTTTGAGTTTTACTGAAATGTATTTCTCCCCATACattgcatcatttttattctattgtAGTGAGAGCTgagggggttttttttccctctcctgTCCTTCAGACAATCAATTCAGGGTGTCCATCCTGGAGCGCCTTGAGCAGATGGAGCGCAGGATGGCGGCCATGGCGGCCCGCGACGTCGCGCAACGACAACAACAGCAtcaacagcagcagcggcaacaACATGGCAACCAAATGGCGGCCGCCGTGCCGCCACCTCCTCACACACCCGAGGACCGCGAGCAGGTGAGCACGCCCGAGCCACAGTCGTGACAGCGTCGTCGTTTAACTACGTTCGTGTGTCAGTCGTCCCAGTGGTTCGAGAGGAGGATCATCGGCGTGTGCGAGAGAATGATGAGAGGGGTGCGGTGGAGCGGAGGTGACGAGGAGCGGCTTCAGCACTTGCCGCGTCACCGCGGGATGACGCTGCTCCATCTGGCCGCCGCGCAGGGTTACACGCATCTGATACACACGCTCATCACCTGGAGGTAAAAATTCCTTCCTATTTTTACATCTATCATGTTTCATCAGTTattcaataaaatgattttcaaagtgtttgtgGTTTGCAGGCGTGTACACAGCGAGAGTTTGGACCTGGAACAGGAAGTTGACCCTCTCAACGTGGACCACTTCTCCTGCACGCCACTGGTACGACTCGCTCCGTTCTCCGCCTGCCGGCTCAGACGCCCCGTCAAAACGGCTGTTGCCGTGGTTTCAGATGTGGGCGTGCGCTCTGGGCCATCGGAGAGCGGCCGAGCTCCTGTACGGCTGGAGCGCCGTGGCTCTCGGCATCCCGGACTCGCTGGGCCGCCTCCCGCTGGCCGTGGCTCACTCGCGAGGGCACACAGGTCTGGCCGCCGCTCTGGAGGAGCTGCACATGCACGCCGCCGCCTCGCCTGCCTCCACCAGCCCGGACACAGGTGACACGCGCTGTCACAATGAAAGCTGCCGCTCTTTGCCTCTTAACGCTTTCGCTTTGCCTCGACCCTGCAGGCCTcagctcctccagcagccTCCCTTCGTCCCCCTCTCAGTGTTCGGCGGCCCCCATGGACACCTCGCCCTCGTCTCCCTTATCCCCTTTCTCATCCTCATCGTCCTCCTTGCCTGTGGAGGAGCCGCACGCAGGTAACATTTAATGAGTCTACACCAGAGTGAACGCTCACTTATACCCACAATTCATTTCCCAGTTTGTGTGCTCTCCTGAaaagccacaagatggcgccaaagcactGTCTAAAGAGGATTTGGTCAAGGAAGTCTGTTGAAGTCATAACTCTGTCAGGGAGGCACTAAGTTTAGCACTGTTCTTCTTGTACTTTGCCACAAGAGAGCTACTTGTCCCCTACAGCCGTAAATGTCAGCATTTTGCAATTTATAAGCATACCAATTGCTACTTTCTAAATAGCTGATTGTGTTTTTGACTCTATGATGCACCCATACTTTCAGAATTCTAATACATATCGCAAATGACGAAAAAGAAAGACTCACGAGTCAGTGAAGTGCTGAGTGTTCACTGACTGTTCACTGCGCTGCTACTTGCAGCTTTGACCCTCTCCGGGTGTACGAACGAGGGCCCCGCGTCCCCCGGCCTGCCACCCACCCTGGCAGAGCAGTTTCTGAGCTACAGCGACAACGTGGAGAATGAGGGCGAGGATGACGAAGAGGAGGTGGTAGTACTGCCACGCAACGCACAACCGTCTATTGCCACGGCGACACGCGTGTTTATCGTGGCCTCATGCACAACAGGTCGACATGGCAACGCTGGCGGAGCAAATCATTGAGGCCACGCCAGAGCGAATCAAACACGAGGACTTTGCCGGGGGGGCCGAGTCGCTGCTCCGTGAAAGGCGGGATGTGCAGGACACCTGGCTGGCGACCTACCTGGACACGATTGACGCCCATACACAGTCCCTGCCCAGGTAACTCCCCTTAGCACAGACTTTGATCGCAAAGTTGGGCTTAAAGTCCCCGTGAGGTAAAAATGAGTGTACAAGTTGTCCGCATTGCAAGCGTGGTCTCCGTCTGTGTAGGCGGGTCTGCCCCCCCTCGCCACTCAGCGCTTTGGCCCTCCAGAGACTGCGACCGCCCTCCTCGGCGGCGTGGGCCGAGTTTCTGAACGCGTCGGCCAACGGTCGGATGGAGCGCGATTTCGCCCTGCTGACGCTGACGGACGGCGAGCAGAGGGAGCTCTATGAGGCTGCCAGGATCATCCAGAACGCCTTCCGGAGATACAAGGTACTCGCTTGTCCTGCCCCCTGCTAGGCCACCCTGCTCACTGCCCGTGTGATTGTTGGCGTACGTGCAGGGTCGCAGGTTGAAGGA
This window contains:
- the camta2 gene encoding calmodulin-binding transcription activator 2, producing MSNKEMVSTGHSESKAQRNKLLECLPRSSCLPNERLRWNTNEEIASYLVSFDKHDEWLSCTLKTRPKNGSIILYNRKKVKYRKDGYCWKKRKDGKDTREDHMKLKVQGMECLYGNYVHSAIVPTFHRRCYWLLQNPDIVLVHYLNVPSLEDSGKCSPLLCAVTSRHDSVKWSRDDLLGQLKPMFHSIKCSSGSGDFSIEDLVQLILERQRTKPQPRTHACLCNGSQGGNIPHSCNSTKHRIISPKLPPSSSSPLSSETGELGGGGGDAKLPQLQAQGSPASSPGPTSTSVTSPPLTTVALPHNAVIVMATTAAITRGSGEDAPKESLALTRSSQLLLSPPLPPHAKPPSPCPPSPTPPSLPAPVHHTLSLTLLPSPVIGGLLLTPSSSASPPLSFSSPSLPPPFLPPAFDPDSFLNSPKQGQTYGGPLPPIICSSSSPLSPSSLALSPTSTPPSSISPPSSLSSSSCETDRKDASSLPPSFLLSPTSSVAPPLLPLCLELGAVGVPPETVGGTHEEKEQGRGAPILAHPSNLLQPRQSSMPGSGVASQEQPYGHLPAPPTTQNVTMETSIPASHAKQVDSPPSDADPPPMDTQQEAEELEISFDSQFPDLISDLITVETNPESAPPPPVEAAPGPAVFSAGIRYMVPPQPSPSTSFLPFPQPLPSTSPLASITDFSPEWSYPEGGVKVLITGPWSEQTGRYSCVFDQSAVPASLIQPGVLRCYCPAHEAGLVCLQVVESGGSVSSSVLFEYRARNASSLPSSQLDWLSLDDNQFRVSILERLEQMERRMAAMAARDVAQRQQQHQQQQRQQHGNQMAAAVPPPPHTPEDREQSSQWFERRIIGVCERMMRGVRWSGGDEERLQHLPRHRGMTLLHLAAAQGYTHLIHTLITWRRVHSESLDLEQEVDPLNVDHFSCTPLMWACALGHRRAAELLYGWSAVALGIPDSLGRLPLAVAHSRGHTGLAAALEELHMHAAASPASTSPDTGLSSSSSLPSSPSQCSAAPMDTSPSSPLSPFSSSSSSLPVEEPHAALTLSGCTNEGPASPGLPPTLAEQFLSYSDNVENEGEDDEEEVEVDMATLAEQIIEATPERIKHEDFAGGAESLLRERRDVQDTWLATYLDTIDAHTQSLPRRVCPPSPLSALALQRLRPPSSAAWAEFLNASANGRMERDFALLTLTDGEQRELYEAARIIQNAFRRYKGRRLKEQQDMAAAVIQRCYRKYKQLTWIALKYALYKKMTQAAILIQSKFRSYYEQKRFQQSRRAAVLIQQYYRSYKEYERLKQGPGGGCTGHTPKLKGTFLTKKQDQAARKIMRFLRRCRHRIKELKQNRELERRGLTT